The genomic DNA CGCCAAGGGATTCATCCTTATGAGCGGCGTTGCTAACGGGTTTGGCATCTTCACCAACAGGATTGCCAGTGAGATATGGTTCAACACTACATCGGCTACTGGCTGCGGTAACAATCTAACCGATCACCATGCTGTTTTCGACTGCATGCTTCTCAAGAACTCTACCGAGGTTCTCGCGGGCGTGTCTTCGGGAAAAGCTGGTCTCGGCTCTGTAGGCGGACTTCCTTTCTCTCCTACTGTGGACGATGTTCTTGTATTCGCCGACTACAGCATTCGCGATTCGGCAAAGGGCGGCTACCTCATCGGCAACAACGATAATGAGGCTGGTTTATTCAAGCTCGTGGCTCCGGACAACATAAATGAGACATTCTGGACTAGGCTCAACCTCGTGTCGTTTAATTGCCCAGCAGcaaggagggcggcgcgggcggcatCTGCCGGACACCCAATATGGCGATACCGTTACTTCGGCGCCTTTCCAAACTTGGCCATCACTACGAAACCGCCCAGTGGCGCGTGGCATGCATCAGAGGTTAGTGATGCACCTACTCTCCCTCAAAGTCTAATATCGAGACTCAATAGCTGACGTCACTCAGCTCCTTGCCTTGTTCGATACATGGCCCCAGTCACCAATCGCCAACACACCGCAGCAAACCGCTGTCGGTAGGTATCTCCGGGGTGCCTGGGCAACATTCGCTAGGAATCCGACTTCTGGTCTTTCTGACTATGATTGCCCCGGGACATGGGCCACTTACCAGGCCGATAATGCTACGCTCAATCGGATCTCATTCGCAAACCAGGCGGCTACAGATATAGCATTAAGCAATGTCTATGACAGGGACTGTTCGGCGTCAGGCATTCCAATCAACTAAACAATCAGGACCTGATCAGTGTATTATAGCAGCTAGTAGAAGTTTCTAAGAGGGCTTTTAGCAAGCTTAGGCTAGCAAAATTAAAGCTGCTGTACTAGAAAGTTTAGGCAAGAGTCTACTCCTAATTACCCCCCAGGTTTACTAAAAGTGTGGTAAACTTTCTTGTGTATTAACTTAAAGATAATATAATGTGTTATAGGCTAGGAGTGTAGAGATAGGACTCTTCTATCAAGAAGTGCTCAACTAAGGCTAATTAGTTGTTAGATCTTTAACTCAAACAACGTTACTAGATACAAGGATAGGATAATAAGGGCCTTAGGAGGAGATACTCCTAGTATTCTATAGGAATATAATATCTTTAGTAAAAGTATTCTTACTTACCTACTAAAGTACTTGATCTAAGAAGAAGTATACTAGGAATAGGCTACGTGCGCAAAAGTAGCACCTACTAAAATAACCTACTCTAAACAAATTGGTTTAGCAATTCGCAGTACTACTAGGCTACTAGTAGGGCTAGAAATAAAAGTAAACTCTACTTCTTCTACGCACTCAAATTGTCATTTCCTGTGAGAACCTGCTGAACAAACCAAATTTCCATTGCTCTTGCTTTAGGCGCGGAACGAGTTTGCTATAGATTTAACTAATTTAAAGAAGAGGCTATAGAACTGCAGTTGCTATGCTTTGTTTCCGGCGTGAACATGTGTCCTTTAGATCAGGATGCTTCAGTCTCCCCCTCGACCCAGGCTTCTTCAAATGCTGCAATCTGCTTTTCGGTGTGCTCAACGTACCTCATCATCTCAGATTCCATCTCAGTAGCCAGTTGCGGTCTATCACCCCCTGGATGGAGTTTGTACAACTCCTCCCAGTAGATTGCGTCAACGCGATCAGCTTTGTGGGCTGCGTAATTGAACCAGCACCGCTTGCTAGTCCAAGAATCGAGCATCCGAGTGGACAGCAACTCCTCTTCATCCAAAGCCTTCCCCGCTTTCTCTATACGCCTCATTGCAGCCAGAAACTGGTCCAGGTACGGTCTATAACTGTCCAAGAACCAGGGGAAGAAACCCCTTTCGAGACATTGCCCTGGAAGAACTCTATGTAGCCATAGTGGTGGATCGCATGCAAACTGAGCCGGCATAGCATTGGTAAATTCGAGATCGAGAACGCCGGTAATCCGGCCATTGTCAGGGTTGATGACCATGTTTCGCGGGTCGAGGTCCGGGTtgaaaggaaagaaaggaCCGCTGTCATCACCGGGTTTGCAGAAGAGGGTAACAAGCTGTTCGAAGCCTACACGGGCTTTGAATCTGTGTCGAGCAATCTTGGCGGCCTGTTCCGCATCGCAAGTCGACGTGCGATCATGAGGAACGTTTAGGTTGCGCAATTCCCAGAGCTGGATACGTTGCTGGTCGGCAACAAAATCAAAGTAATCTCCAGCGCGCCGGAGTGGCTTGCTGGGCCATCCGCCAGTCGGATAATCGGGCACGCCCAATAGGAGCTGGTGCATGTCCATCGTGAGCGGGCGTTGCGTGACTTTCCACTGACCCGAGACAGGATCTTGGGCGAGAGACCCAATCTCTTTGAAATGCAAGCGGTTGAGTTGGAGGTAGAAGCTCGCCAGCTGCTCGTAGACGGTCGACCGCATAgcgtccgcgtccgcgtcctTGCCAGGCGCCGACAGCTTCGTCAGGAAGTCGCGAAGGTTGTGGCCTTCGACGAAGTCCATTAACATGAAGGGCAGTCCAAAGGGCGAGAGGTTGTTGGACGTCTGTGAGCTGGCACTGTACAAATGTGGAATGGGAATGCTCGTGTTTTCCTTGAGATATCTCATCCACGCGACTTCGTTCGCCACTTTCTCCGAGGCGAGAACCAAAGGCGTATGTCCCGGCTTCGGAATTCGAAGGGCCACGTCGTTCCCATTGAAGGCCCGGAACCGAAACATCATGTTATAGGAGCCTTCGACCCTTTCCACAAATGTTGCTGGACCACTGTCATTCAACTGTTGAGCGACAAAAGCTTCGAGCTCGCTGATGACATAGGGATTGATGGCAGACGATACCCAAGCATGGAACTTCTTGCTGCCTTCGTTGTAAATAACACTGTCGTACATGACAGTGAGTGAGGATGACGGCAGGCGATTTTCCATGGTGACAGGTGTCGGCGAAATGTGTCATGAGGTGTTGAACAGTGAGCATAGGAGGATGTGCTGAGGGATATATTTGAGATgagaagggaaggaagggttGGGAGTCTAAAACGACTGATTGTCAAAGAGAAGCTTATTCGTAGGCCATGGTGAGTGATTCAAGGCCTCGGCGAAAGTTGAGGAGGAAGTgtcaacagcagcagacaAGAGCATTTTCGTTTTTAACTCACCTTAGGTGCTTCTGTAGGTGATGCTTGAAGAGCTTTAAACCACAACAGGTTAGAATAAGCAAGGCAAAAGCTATATCATCACTTACCCCTCACTTCACTTGCCTCATTGAAGTCGATACTTCATTGGCTGCCTTCTCTTTTGACGCGCTCACATATCTTTCTCTGATGCCGCCTTTTCGCGTCTACCTTGAGTCGACGATAACTCTGCCAATCCGACCAAGTCACTAAACAAGGGTTGACTTTTTGGAACCCATAGTCGACCGGGTATGCGTGTCTAAAATATACCAGAAAAGGACGCTGCAGCAGTACGGCTGTGACTTGGTCATCAAGAAACGGACACTGACAATGTCGAAGTCACTACACTGGCGCCCTCTGAATTCGAAGGGAGAATCGCTCGACAGCAACAGGCTGTGATCTTACCAGGATTGGAAAGTGAATACTCAAAATTCCGTGTCGTCGCATGAGGCCTCGCAGCAACCAAGGAAAGTTAGGCTTGGGTCAGACGCAAATCAAATTACTAGGGAAGCGTCAGCCGTAGGTTTCACCCACGCATTCTTGACTCACAAACCGCCTGCATTTCGCGTGGGTAACCATAGCTACATGCCCTTTCACAACCGTCACAGGATGACGTTCTCCCGGTTTTACTTGTCGGGGGGCAATTTGGTCCGGGGAACGATCCCGGCGAAGTTTTCACACGCCGTTGAAGCCACATGTGTCTTTCCTAGTGTCTCGGATTTTCAAGTTTGCTTCTTTCGAGATCGCCAGATGACGCCATTCTGTAGCGCTTCTTGTGTATAAGATCTTCAAGGGGAGACGGGATCTGCAATGCTTATTTGTGTGTGCTAATCCACGGGCCGCTGGCAATGGCTTGCTTCTGTGCCATGGCCACCGATTCCAGGCCTGTTGACATGTATCAAAGAGAAAATCCTTTTTTTGAGCCTCGGACCCATGTCATTCAAGGAGTCACTGCAACAGCAGTAGTAACGCTGGAAAACACAATAGGAACGCTCTAAGTGCGCGGTTCGAACTCGGCCTAGTCGCTACGGTTTGCCCCATCCTCGTCTCAGCTGAATCCTCAGAAGCTTGTGCAACCTTCATGTCGCCCCACCCCCAGCCGCTAATCTCGTGGTATAAGCTCATCCTGATGCACCCCTGCTATTCGGGCAACGTTAGTGGCTGATCATCCGAGACTAGATGTCGGTGGCTTTCTCATGACCCCAACCTGTCCAACTTGGGGCCAACTACTACACGCATGAACTACACAAGAATTACTTGATTCTGAGCGGAGATAGTCCCTTGAGAAAGCCTCAGCTGAGTTTAGTGACGAGTGCCAAGGCTTCGGCTGTGCTCACAATGTAACCGTAACGGACACCTCCAGCTGAGGCCTAACGAGCTGACATTCTGTGCGGCGTAAGATCGGTCAAACTGAAGACCTAGCTAACCACAGCTGTCTTCAAGAATATAAAAGCCCAAATGTCTGGCATTAACCTTGCTTGAGTCATATAACAACTATTGCAACATAATAGCCCTGCAACTTCACCCGCAAAAGCAGTCCCCAGCCAATAACTTAGCATCTCTTCACCATGCACTATCAGTCTTTTCTCGTCGCCTCCCTCTCATTCAGGGTAGCAATTGCAGCCCTCAACGAGCCATGCTACGGTTCGGGAGGCAGAGCTGGTTCGAGACTCACACCCACATTCCACTCCCTTCTTCACTAACATTCTCATCAGGTGTCTGCGTCACCACAAGCACCTGCTCCGCCAACGGAGGTACCACCATTGACGGCGCCTGTCCCGCCGATGCAGCAAACGTCAAATGCTGCACCAAGTCGCCCTGTGGTAGCGGCGGCAACTGTAGATGGACAAGCGATTGTGCTGGCACGTCCGCCTCGAATCAGTGCCCAGGCCCAGGTGCCTTCATGTGCTGCTCTTCATCGGCCAGCGGCTTCGGCGGGTACGCCGCCCCTTTGATCCCATCTGTCGGTGCTTGCAAGCAAGTTGCTGTTGATGGCGCAAAGAAGATCGTCGCGGCATTCCCTGGCAGGGTTCGGGAGGTTTTCTGCATACGCGACTGTGCTTGCCCCGGCACTTCGGACCATTGCTGCGGCAAAGCAACGGATATGATGTGTtccgatggcggcggtgtgAGTACAACATGGAATGCTTTTTCATTATAGCTTTGCGGTGCTGACTAGAGACGATGCAGGTACCTACTATCTCTGGCAAAGAAATTGCGGAGTGGGTCATGAACAACCGCAACGCGCTCAACTTGAAATATGTCATCTGGGGTCAGAAGATCTGGACCACCTCCCAGGACTCTGTAACCTCATGGGCAAGCTGGCGTCCCATGGATGATCGAGGCGATTTTACAGCAAACCATTGGTAAGTTCAAGCACCTGGGGTTTGACTTGTAGCTAGCTGATGGTTGTGACATAGGGACCATGTTCACGTCAGTTACAACTAATTTTGGAGCGCCGATTGGTTTATAATTGCACTGGAACATATGGCAACTCGGATTGAGATCTCTTTGAGCTGGAACTGTAAGATGATCTCGGGTCAGAGATTCCCAGTAGAACATTGCTCCTTGGCTGTTATACGACGGACATTATTTTTACATCAGTTTGCAACAATAGGGACGAACCTCATTTGCAGGTCTCCCAAGATATATCAAATGATTCATTATGCTGTCGAGATGCGTCTGGCTGGTTCATCCGGACGGTCTAGGCTAGATCACCGGATGACACGAAACGTGTAACATCGCAAGAGTGCTTGACTACGAATAACCAGTGACTCCATTCGTAAAATGGATTATGACAGTCAATCTAACCTGATCTCTTGAAAATTTTGGCTCTTGGAGCTGCAACCGATAAACACTTGAGGAATTTGGTATCGGCACTCGATTCCAGTGGAAGTCCGCGACAGGGTTCGCAAGAGGGAGAGATGGTTGAACCAAGCAATAATACATAAGAAAACCAGGGTCGTTTCACCGATGAACTGCATTTGGCAGGTGCAGTGCTACTTGTTCAGTCCGTTCTGGCGCCCAGCAAACATAGGCGATCCCTGCCCTTGTTAAGACCCTGCCTGGTGAGGCATAGCCTAACTGCATCCTTCCATTGTTTACTCTAATAGTATGCTTGAGAGATTCAgcaaaggaagaagaaagcgACTGGAACAGTCCACCGATAATAGACTTCCTCAAGTAAAGTAGAATGTCATGCCAAGGGGATGATCGCCAATGATATCACGATAAAACATCTCGCATCGTTCATCCGAATTACCGCTGGCCGACTCCTTGGCCCAACCCAACAGAATCTACCGGTCCAGTTTCTACTTTGGGGAGAAAAGCCGCAGCAAACATTTGAAGTGGCGTGATGGCCACCAACATGCATGAAACTTGCAGTCCAAGAAGAGGGGTAACAACTGCTTGATTTCTCTATTTATTGGTAGTTTTGTTTCTCAATTAAAGTAGTTTTTCAATTCAAACACGGTGTCAAAACTAAACCGCTCTCATGTCTGAGGCCAAAGATATCGCCAGCACGGCGGAGCAATCCTCTGTTGCATCACCGTCTGCCTCTCTACCATTTCAGTCCTCGATAGCGCCTGAAACAGCAAACCCGGGTTCGTCTATTACTTCACAGACTGGCCAGACCAACATCACAGCCACTATTGCACCTGCTATCGACCCTGAAGAGGTATGACAGAATACTTGCGACATCTGTTGTAATGATCTGACTAGATTGGCTTTATTATCAGTCTGACGATGGGTCTTCTGCGAGAGGAGAGGTAAGACTATTTTATACAATCTTCACTCAGGCCTTCTTGCTGACTCCGTACTGTCATAGAGCGTTGCTTCTTCTAGCATCAGCGTGACAGATTCTGTTCTTCAGTATCGAATCGAGAACGGAAGAACGTACCACAAGTACAAAGATGGAAGTGAGACTTTGTTTGCTTGAACTGAGGGGGATCGGGTCCTAACCACCACAGAATACTCGCTTCCTAACGATGAGAGGGAAAATGAGCGACTTGGTAAGAGCACCATGAGTTCATTTGTGTACTCGACGACCAGACTGGTTGCTCACGATGGCTCACCAACAAGAACAGATGTCCAGCACAACATGTTCCTTCTCAGTTTCGATAACAAGTTGGGAACGGCTCCCCCAAACATC from Colletotrichum higginsianum IMI 349063 chromosome 3, whole genome shotgun sequence includes the following:
- a CDS encoding phosphotransferase enzyme family protein, translating into MENRLPSSSLTVMYDSVIYNEGSKKFHAWVSSAINPYVISELEAFVAQQLNDSGPATFVERVEGSYNMMFRFRAFNGNDVALRIPKPGHTPLVLASEKVANEVAWMRYLKENTSIPIPHLYSASSQTSNNLSPFGLPFMLMDFVEGHNLRDFLTKLSAPGKDADADAMRSTVYEQLASFYLQLNRLHFKEIGSLAQDPVSGQWKVTQRPLTMDMHQLLLGVPDYPTGGWPSKPLRRAGDYFDFVADQQRIQLWELRNLNVPHDRTSTCDAEQAAKIARHRFKARVGFEQLVTLFCKPGDDSGPFFPFNPDLDPRNMVINPDNGRITGVLDLEFTNAMPAQFACDPPLWLHRVLPGQCLERGFFPWFLDSYRPYLDQFLAAMRRIEKAGKALDEEELLSTRMLDSWTSKRCWFNYAAHKADRVDAIYWEELYKLHPGGDRPQLATEMESEMMRYVEHTEKQIAAFEEAWVEGETEAS
- a CDS encoding Carboxylic ester hydrolase — its product is MRTQCPVNYVLRAVVVASSLAAANPYVSRWTIGQSVKTTSGLVEGHAARNASQVSEYLGIPYAKPPVGNLRFQPPVKFSGSSTINGSDYGHQCMQPVGKGTSPDAYEKLGVPASAAAAFTELKVTGSQSEDCLTLNVWTKPQTGDLQKAVLVWIHGGAFTTGSSRVSGYNGKFIVDQTDVIVISLNYRLNVFGFPGNPVSAPNLGLLDVRLAMEWIRDNVGNFGGDASRITLFGESAGGSLVDYYSYAYVSDPIAKGFILMSGVANGFGIFTNRIASEIWFNTTSATGCGNNLTDHHAVFDCMLLKNSTEVLAGVSSGKAGLGSVGGLPFSPTVDDVLVFADYSIRDSAKGGYLIGNNDNEAGLFKLVAPDNINETFWTRLNLVSFNCPAARRAARAASAGHPIWRYRYFGAFPNLAITTKPPSGAWHASELLALFDTWPQSPIANTPQQTAVGRYLRGAWATFARNPTSGLSDYDCPGTWATYQADNATLNRISFANQAATDIALSNVYDRDCSASGIPIN
- a CDS encoding D-alanyl-d-alanine carboxypeptidase, whose amino-acid sequence is MHYQSFLVASLSFRVAIAALNEPCYGSGGRAGVCVTTSTCSANGGTTIDGACPADAANVKCCTKSPCGSGGNCRWTSDCAGTSASNQCPGPGAFMCCSSSASGFGGYAAPLIPSVGACKQVAVDGAKKIVAAFPGRVREVFCIRDCACPGTSDHCCGKATDMMCSDGGGVPTISGKEIAEWVMNNRNALNLKYVIWGQKIWTTSQDSVTSWASWRPMDDRGDFTANHWDHVHVSYN